One segment of Nomascus leucogenys isolate Asia chromosome 20, Asia_NLE_v1, whole genome shotgun sequence DNA contains the following:
- the RAB6C gene encoding LOW QUALITY PROTEIN: ras-related protein Rab-6C (The sequence of the model RefSeq protein was modified relative to this genomic sequence to represent the inferred CDS: inserted 2 bases in 2 codons) — protein sequence MYDSFDDTYQATIGIDFLSKTMYLEDGTIRLRLWDTAGQERLRSLIPSYXRDSAAAVVVYDITNVNSFQQTTKWIDDVSTERGSDVIITLVGNKTELADKRQVSIEEGERKAKELNVMFIETSAKXGYNVKRLFRRVAAALPGMESTQDRSREDMRDVKLETPQEQPVSEGGCFCYSPMSPSALPQKPPYSFTDCSVNIGLNLFPSVITFCNSSLLPV from the exons ATGTATGACAGTTTTGACGACACCTATCAGGCAACAATTGGCATTGACTTTTTATCGAAAACTATGTACTTGGAGGATGGAACAATCAGGCTTCGGCTGTGGGATACTGCGGGTCAGGAACGTCTCCGTAGCCTCATTCCCAGTT ATCGTGATTCTGCTGCAGCTGTAGTAGTTTACGATATCACAAATGTTAACTCCTTCCAGCAAACTACAAAGTGGATTGATGATGTCAGCACAGAAAGAGGAAGTGATGTGATCATCACGCTAGTAGGAAATAAAACAGAGCTTGCTGACAAGAGGCAAGTGTCAattgaggagggagagaggaaagccaAAGAGCTGAATGTTATGTTTATTGAAACGAGTGCAA CTGGATACAATGTAAAGCGGCTCTTTCGACGTGTAGCAGCAGCTTTGCCGGGAATGGAAAGCACACAGGACAGAAGCAGAGAAGACATGAGGGATGTAAAACTGGAAACGCCTCAGGAGCAACCAGTCAGCGAAGGAGGCTGTTTCTGCTACTCTCCCATGTCACCTTCAGCCCTTCCTCAGAAGCCCCCTTACTCTTTCACTGACTGCAGTGTGAATATTGGCTTGAACCTTTTCCCTTCAGTAATAACGTTTTGCAATTCATCATTGCTGCCTGTCTAG